ATAGACCGACAGCAGGCATACATGGGCGACCGTCTCAGGTACACGCTAACGCTGACAACTGATTCCAATGTGGTCGTGGATTCGATTCCTATCGGAGAGAGTCTCGGCAAGTTTGAGATTAAGAAGAGAAGTTCCAGTTTATCGTCCGGAAAGCTCGGCAAGCTGACTCACAATATCGAGTTTGTTATTGCAGCATATGAAACAGGCCAACTCTGGATCCCGCGATTAACACTGCGATTCATTGCGACCGACGGCAGCATCACTGAAGCAGCGACTGATTCTCTTTCGGTCGTGATACTGAGTCTGGCATCCACTGATTCGCTCGCAGATATCAAAGGCTTGAAGCCGCCCATATACTTCGGAGGCCGATTCCCCTGGATTTACGTTGCGATCGCGTTGATCGTGCTGGCGGGTGTTCTGATTTGGCTCTGGAAGAGCCGCAGGAAAGCTCCGGACGCAGTAGCTGAGGTGAATTCTGTCGACAGACGGCCGCCATGGGTGATTGCGGAAGAGGAGTTGAAGAAGCTGAGAGAGTCCGATCTGCTGAGAGATGAGGAGTACAAGCTGTTCTATCTTCGGTTGACGGAGATATTGAAAACATACCTTGAACCTCGTTATGGCATTGACGCACTCGACCGGACAACAACCGAATTGAGAAATGAACTGAAGGCTATCGGTCTCGATCAGGCCGATTTCGATCTGCTGTTCGAGTTGTTTGTCAGCGCTGATCTTGTCAAATTCGCCAAGCTCCTGCCGTCGACGCATGAAGCTGAATCTGATTTCCAGAGAGGCTGGCGGTTTGTTCAGGATACCAGTAAGCGCCGATCTGAAGAGGTGGATGTGAAATGAGCTACGGTTTCGCGACACCGATCGCATTTGCTCTTCTGGCGATAATTCCGCTGCTGATCTTCTGGTTGGTCAGATACAGCCGCAGGCGAACATCCAGCATCCTCTTTCCCGACTTCAGACTGATCACGAAAACGAGTCCTGCCGGACGAATTTGGGCTGAATTCGTTTCACCCGGATTGCGCATCCTTGCGCTCGTGCTGTTGATTGTTGCGCTCGCCAGACCTCAGGAAAGCAGTGTCAATGTGGAGTCTGAAACGGAGGGTATCGACATCATCCTGACGCTCGATATCTCCGGGAGCATGAAGGCGGAGGATTTCAAGCCGCAGAATCGGCTCTATGTGGCTAAGCAAGTGATCAAAGAGTTCATTGCAGGCCGCACTTCCGACAGAATAGGACTTGTTGTCTTTGCGAAGGAGAGTTTCACCCAATGCCCCCTGACTCTCGATTACAACATCCTGCTTAAGTTTCTGGATGAAGTAACCTTCGGAATGGTGGAGGATGGGACCGCCATCGGGATGGCGATAGCGAACAGCTGCAACAGACTGAGAAACTCGCCCGCTAAGAACAAAGTGATCGTGCTGTTGACCGACGGCGTGAACAACGCCGGCGAGATAAATCCGGTTACTGCCGCTGAAATCGCCAAGACGCTCGGAATAAGAATATATGCTGTCGGAGCCGGCAAGCCGGGTCCTGCACCGTACCCAGTCGATGACCCGATTTTCGGCAGGCGATATGTCAATATCGAGAACGAAATTGATGAAGCATCTCTGCGTCAGATAGCGGATCTTACCGGCGGAAAGTACTACCGAGCCATGGATGAGAAAGGTCTGAAGCAGATTTACGACGAAATCTCATCGTTAGAAAGAACAAAGATCAAGACTA
This genomic window from Candidatus Zixiibacteriota bacterium contains:
- a CDS encoding VWA domain-containing protein; protein product: MSYGFATPIAFALLAIIPLLIFWLVRYSRRRTSSILFPDFRLITKTSPAGRIWAEFVSPGLRILALVLLIVALARPQESSVNVESETEGIDIILTLDISGSMKAEDFKPQNRLYVAKQVIKEFIAGRTSDRIGLVVFAKESFTQCPLTLDYNILLKFLDEVTFGMVEDGTAIGMAIANSCNRLRNSPAKNKVIVLLTDGVNNAGEINPVTAAEIAKTLGIRIYAVGAGKPGPAPYPVDDPIFGRRYVNIENEIDEASLRQIADLTGGKYYRAMDEKGLKQIYDEISSLERTKIKTKQYVQYRELYLYFLVAGLGLILVEVVLSQTRFRKIP